GAGATCCCGCTCGTCGATTCGCACGGGGAAGCTGCGGAGGATCGCGGTGACGGCTCGGCAGGCCTCGAACGTGGGACGAACCACGCGGAGGCTGGTGAAGTAGACGACGATGCTGCTCTCCGCGCCGGGGATCGAAACGCGTATAGTAGCATCCGGTTCGGGTTGCTTCGGATCTGGTTCGGGATTGCGACGTACAGGCTCGGAATCTGCGCGGAGGAGGAGGTGGTTAGAGGGACGAGTCGGCCAGGATCGGAGGATAAGATTCGCGGCGCAGACTCGGTGGAAGACTCTGGAGACGTGGttgggagagggagagggagaagCGCAGGGAGAAGAAGGGAAGGGAGAGGAATCGTCGGTGCAGAGGTGGTGGATGTCTTTGAAGGAGGCGGTGGGAGAGAAGGTGCTGTGAATCTTAACCGACGATTTGCGCCACGGCCGCCACATTGACGGTGTAGAGCGGCGGAGTAAATTAGGGTTTGTGTGTGTTGAGATTTGCAGAGAAAAATGGAGtttgggaagagagagagagagagagagagaagggacgGGTGGTTAAAACAGAAGTGGTTGTATTGTTAAaccctctctctctcgttctctttagttgtaaaaaaaaaacaggtgaTTTAACGTTACTAATTATAATTAGGTGGctaattatagtttttattctgttttaatgcttcatttacaaaattatgctgtttgatcatcacacatattaaaagaaaaatcaggaaTTAATAGCACATGGCCTGATAATGGTTTGAAGGTGTAAGCATAACTGTTATTACTAGGAAATTTAATGGAAgctttttgttaataaaattacAATTGAACTTAGCTACAAAACTATATAACATCTCATTTTCTTGACTATACCACACTGGATCCCACCCTGAGCTAAGAGTATATGTGAAGCTACATCATACTTTTTACATTTTGTAAATTGCAAATTTGTATGTTTAtgcaatgttttttttgtctcaacGCACTTTGGACAATCTTTTTTGTACTACAGAAATTGGATAAACATTGTGAACTTTAATAATACTAGTCTCGAATAATAAAGGCTATTGGTGACAACAAGGAATGGAAGGGTGCCGTTCAATCTTCATCTTAGTTCCTTACCGAAAGCAAAACACAACATGTGAAATCAATTATAGAAACTGGTTTTGTTATTCTGTACTAAAACCAATTTTAGTTTTGTGAATATTATGCAGAAGTCAA
This Raphanus sativus cultivar WK10039 unplaced genomic scaffold, ASM80110v3 Scaffold2439, whole genome shotgun sequence DNA region includes the following protein-coding sequences:
- the LOC108844661 gene encoding uncharacterized protein At5g39865-like, giving the protein MWRPWRKSSVKIHSTFSPTASFKDIHHLCTDDSSPFPSSPCASPSPSPNHVSRVFHRVCAANLILRSWPTRPSNHLLLRADSEPVRRNPEPDPKQPEPDATIRVSIPGAESSIVVYFTSLRVVRPTFEACRAVTAILRSFPVRIDERDLSMDASFAAELERIFAAAGEKDPPKTPKLPRVFIGGRYVGGAEEVKQLHEIGELKKLVGELPKIEPGVCDTCGGHRFVPCSDCHGSHKVHTEKLGFRTCSACNENGLVRCSSCSFPHLTA